In a genomic window of Epinephelus lanceolatus isolate andai-2023 chromosome 3, ASM4190304v1, whole genome shotgun sequence:
- the LOC144459393 gene encoding uncharacterized protein LOC144459393 — MILSLSNDTEVREPGHITFSPDPCINFAAFVTGRGVFAKRPFNQGDFILEYRGDLISDTEAQRRREVYTPTQRVFMFDLAGKSLCIDGAKEDGSLGRLVNDDHKNPNSRMRLVEVDKKSHICLFAIQPISIGKEISYDYGGNDWPRRKKPAEVPPRTQRDSAVLDMVTVPSTESSLNTPPATVGGVSSCSEPRDKKSVDKKAAEQTQTKRKTSGQHWQRPIKKKQKTKPAEVPPRTQLDSAVLDMVTIPSTESSLNTPPATVGGISSCPEPRDKKSVDKKAAEQTQTKRKTSGQHWQRPIKKQDDSAVDRSSDELESDGTLDQLGDESEWDSSSVDMGDDYIPPKGECEDSTDDSNGPEEFFNDTIDLISKQKAKEKRTTKKGHTVSSGSRCRAPGSRKTRSSIPTTSKSPPGTEDGDTPLSPPSVSVHTVSKKSDGKRIYDKKQFCQYCETSVNKYARHLERRHSTVAEVAKALSYKKGSKERKSHLNFLRSSGNFQYNASVLRSGQGSLIAKK; from the exons ATGATTTTGAGCCTCAGCAATGATACTGAAGTCAGGGAGCCAGGTCATATTACTTTTTCCCCTGACCCCTGCATAAACTTTGCCGCTTTTGTTACAGGGCGTGGAGTATTTGCCAAAAGACCCTTCAACCAAGGTGACTTCATCCTTGAGTATAGAGGTGACCTTATCTCTGACACGgaagcacagaggaggagagaggtaTACACACCTACTCAACGCGTTTTCATGTTCGACCTCGCTGGAAAGTCTCTGTG taTTGATGGCGCCAAAGAAGATGGGTCCCTTGGTCGGCTCGTTAATGACGACCACAAGAACCCAAATAGTAGGATGAGGCTAGTGGAGGTTGATAAGAAGAGTCACATTTGCCTCTTCGCTATCCAGCCCATAAGTATAGGCAAAGAAATTTCCTATGATTATGGAGGAAATGACTGGCCACGGCGAAAG AAGCCAGCAGAGGTTCCGCCAAGAACCCAGCGTGACAGTGCGGTTTTGGACATGGTCACCGTTCCATCTACGGAGTCTTCTCTCAACACTCCTCCAGCTACTGTGGGAGGCGTTTCATCTTGCTCAGAGCCCCGTGACAAG AAAAGCGTGGACAAAAAGGCGGcagaacagacacagacaaaacgGAAGACATCAGGACAGCACTGGCAGCGGCccattaaaaagaaacaaaagact AAGCCAGCAGAGGTTCCGCCAAGAACCCAGCTTGACAGTGCGGTTTTGGACATGGTCACCATTCCATCTACGGAGTCTTCTCTCAACACTCCTCCAGCTACTGTGGGAGGCATTTCATCTTGCCCAGAGCCCCGTGACAAG AAAAGCGTGGACAAAAAGGCGGcagaacagacacagacaaaacgGAAGACATCAGGACAGCACTGGCAGCGGCCCATTAAAAAGCAAGATGACTCGGCAGTGGATCGTTCTTCAGACGAGTTGGAGTCGGATGGCACATTGGATCAGTTGGGTGATGAATCAGAATGGGATTCCTCCAGCGTAGACATGGGAGATGATTATATACCACCTAAAGGTGAATGTGAGGACAGCACAGATGATTCGAATGGACCTGAAGAATTCTTCAATGACACGATTGATCTCATATCCAAACAGAAGGCCAAAGAAAAGAGGACCACTAAGAAAGGCCATACAGTGTCATCAGGGAGCAGGTGCAGAGCCCCAGGTTCACGGAAAACAAGAAGCAGCATCCCTACCACATCAAAAAGTCCTCCTGGTACGGAAGATGGTGATACACCACTGTCTCCTCCATCTGTGTCTGTTCATACAGTCTCCAAAAAGTCAGATGGGAAAAGGATATATGACAAAAAGCAGTTCTGCCAATATTGTGAAACTTCAGTAAATAAATATGCAAGACATTTGGAGCGTCGTCACAGTACTGTGGCTGAAGTTGCCAAGGCTTTAAGTTACAAGAAGGGttcaaaggaaagaaaaagtcatttgaatTTTCTAAGAAGCAGTGGCAACTTTCAGTACAATGCATCTGTACTCAGGAGTGGACAAGGGAGCCTCATCGCAAAGAAGTGA